From one Streptomyces sp. Q6 genomic stretch:
- a CDS encoding rhamnogalacturonan lyase B N-terminal domain-containing protein — MPEISRSGIKRRSLLATTAATTAVAALAGPLSSTASAATFGYTDDGSNYVVDTGASLVFKVSKTNGDLTSLVYNGTEYQGYGGKNSHIESGLGTSTVGILQSGTTILITVVYGTLRHYYAARSGENRVYMWTQITDDSVASSRYILRVKAGLFLNDEPDSYTYAPTTVEASDVFAKADGQTRSKHYSRLRVKDYSAIGWTTGSVGLYMVRSNHEKAAGGPFYRSLLRHQSADGGGLYEILHYAQNQTEDRRYGLQGPYAIELTAGGAPGALPDTSWADSLPLSNYVGASGRGRVAGVGITGRDTAYTYTVGLANSAAQYWTTARASDGYFSLTGALPGTYTLTVYKEELAVLTQSVTVTAGGTTTLNTLAVPASNDPSNATAIWRINDWTGTPAGFKNADLMTYAHPSDVRAASWTGNVVIGSGTETSGFPCYLWKDVNSGITVYFKLTAAQLATAHTLRIGVTTAYANGRPQIVVNDTYTSAVPSPPTQPSTRSLTNGSYRGNNYTFTYSVPASAWQTDAGTYNTLKIYVASGSGTTSYLSAGTSIDAIDLLA; from the coding sequence ATGCCCGAAATCTCCCGCTCCGGCATCAAGCGACGCTCCCTGCTCGCCACCACCGCGGCCACCACCGCCGTGGCGGCGCTCGCGGGACCGCTGTCCTCGACCGCGTCGGCGGCGACGTTCGGCTACACCGACGACGGCTCGAACTACGTCGTCGACACCGGGGCGAGCCTCGTCTTCAAGGTCAGCAAGACCAACGGAGACCTGACCTCGCTCGTCTACAACGGCACCGAGTACCAGGGCTACGGCGGCAAGAACTCCCACATCGAGTCCGGCCTGGGCACCTCCACCGTCGGCATCCTCCAGTCCGGCACGACCATCCTGATCACCGTCGTGTACGGCACGCTGCGCCACTACTACGCGGCCCGCAGCGGCGAGAACCGGGTCTACATGTGGACCCAGATCACCGACGACTCCGTCGCCTCCTCGCGGTACATCCTGCGCGTCAAGGCCGGCCTCTTCCTCAACGACGAGCCGGACTCCTACACGTACGCCCCCACCACCGTCGAGGCGTCCGACGTCTTCGCCAAGGCCGACGGGCAGACCCGCTCCAAGCACTACTCCAGGCTGCGGGTCAAGGACTACAGCGCGATCGGCTGGACCACCGGGAGCGTCGGCCTGTACATGGTCCGCTCCAACCACGAGAAGGCCGCGGGCGGGCCCTTCTACCGCTCGCTCCTGCGGCACCAGAGCGCCGACGGCGGCGGGCTCTACGAGATCCTGCACTACGCCCAGAACCAGACCGAGGACCGCAGGTACGGACTCCAGGGCCCGTACGCCATCGAACTCACCGCCGGTGGCGCCCCGGGCGCCCTGCCAGACACCTCCTGGGCCGACTCCCTGCCCCTGTCCAACTACGTCGGCGCGTCCGGGCGCGGCAGGGTCGCGGGCGTGGGCATCACCGGCCGCGACACCGCGTACACGTACACCGTGGGCCTCGCCAACTCCGCCGCCCAGTACTGGACCACCGCCCGCGCCTCCGACGGCTACTTCTCGCTCACCGGCGCCCTGCCGGGCACGTACACCCTGACCGTCTACAAGGAGGAACTCGCCGTCCTCACCCAGTCGGTGACCGTCACGGCAGGCGGGACGACGACCCTCAACACCCTGGCCGTACCGGCCTCGAACGACCCCTCCAACGCCACCGCGATCTGGCGCATCAACGACTGGACCGGTACCCCCGCCGGCTTCAAGAACGCCGACCTGATGACGTACGCCCACCCCTCCGACGTCCGGGCCGCCTCCTGGACCGGCAACGTCGTCATCGGCAGCGGCACCGAGACGTCCGGCTTCCCCTGCTACCTCTGGAAGGACGTGAACAGCGGGATCACCGTCTACTTCAAGCTGACGGCGGCGCAGCTGGCGACGGCGCACACCCTCCGCATCGGTGTGACGACGGCGTACGCGAACGGCCGCCCGCAGATCGTCGTCAACGACACCTACACGTCGGCGGTCCCCTCACCTCCCACCCAGCCGAGCACCCGCTCGCTGACGAACGGCTCGTACCGGGGCAACAACTACACGTTCACGTACAGCGTCCCGGCGTCCGCCTGGCAGACGGACGCCGGGACGTACAACACGCTGAAGATCTACGTGGCGAGCGGCTCGGGCACGACGTCGTACCTCAGCGCGGGCACGTCGATCGACGCGATCGATCTGCTCGCCTAG
- a CDS encoding rhamnogalacturonan acetylesterase → MRRVLAVACVAAAVTAGVLTPAHAGSAGRGLDHCTGTAPVTCHFDVAPGNYDVRVVLGGEAAGSTSVSGETRRALLAETATAAGQTVHRSFTVDVRTPEGEPTGAAGTDGLDLTFAGSAPELASIQVKPARRTTPQIFLIGDSTVCDQPADPYTGWGQELPQFLKRGVSVANYADSGESSVTYLDNPALFATVEPLIRPGDLALIQLAHNDKTTDGATYRANLKTLVDRVRARGGRPVLVTPIVRRWFNADGTLNNGTALLVNGLGVDHPAVIRELAATESVPLIDLTALTKARVEELGVEGSKTLYLYNEKRDNTHTSVRGATEYARFVRDALKEQGLVRAESVRGALPSGS, encoded by the coding sequence GTGAGACGTGTCCTCGCTGTCGCCTGCGTCGCCGCAGCCGTCACCGCCGGTGTCCTCACCCCCGCCCACGCCGGATCCGCCGGCCGCGGACTCGACCACTGCACCGGAACCGCCCCGGTGACCTGCCACTTCGATGTGGCTCCCGGAAACTACGACGTCCGCGTCGTGTTGGGCGGCGAGGCGGCCGGCAGCACCTCGGTCAGCGGCGAGACGCGGCGCGCACTGCTTGCGGAGACGGCGACGGCGGCGGGACAGACCGTCCACCGCTCGTTCACCGTCGACGTCCGCACCCCGGAAGGCGAGCCGACCGGCGCCGCCGGAACGGACGGGCTCGACCTCACCTTCGCCGGATCCGCACCCGAGCTTGCATCGATTCAGGTCAAGCCCGCGCGGCGTACCACCCCGCAGATCTTCCTCATCGGCGACTCGACCGTATGCGATCAGCCGGCCGACCCGTACACGGGCTGGGGGCAGGAACTCCCGCAGTTCCTCAAGCGCGGGGTGTCCGTCGCCAACTACGCTGATTCCGGCGAGAGTTCGGTGACGTACCTGGACAACCCGGCGCTCTTCGCGACCGTCGAACCGCTGATCCGGCCCGGCGACCTCGCCCTCATCCAGCTCGCCCACAACGACAAGACGACCGACGGCGCGACCTACCGGGCCAACCTCAAGACGCTCGTCGACCGGGTGCGGGCGCGCGGCGGCCGCCCGGTCCTCGTCACGCCCATCGTGCGCCGCTGGTTCAACGCGGACGGCACCCTGAACAACGGCACCGCCCTCCTGGTGAACGGACTCGGCGTCGATCACCCCGCCGTCATCCGGGAGTTGGCCGCCACGGAGTCGGTCCCGCTGATCGACCTCACCGCGCTGACGAAGGCGCGCGTGGAGGAACTCGGCGTCGAGGGCTCGAAGACGCTGTACCTGTACAACGAGAAGCGGGACAACACGCACACCTCGGTCCGCGGGGCCACCGAGTACGCGCGGTTCGTGCGGGACGCCCTGAAGGAACAGGGCCTGGTGCGCGCCGAGTCGGTGCGCGGCGCCCTCCCCTCAGGGAGCTGA
- the sigJ gene encoding RNA polymerase sigma factor SigJ: protein MTTRDGTGDDRPEPGLDAVMSERRRLINIAYRLLGSLAEAEDAVQETYIRWYALSRERRDAIESPGAWLTTVVSRVCLNVLGSARARRETYVGEWLPEPLPDRAEWLGGRPDGAAADPADRVTLDESVDLALMVVLDAMTPAERVAFILHDVFRYSFAEVAEVVGRTPAACRQSASSARRRVREARPSVPPVPHHADVVRDFKRAWEAKDIEALIGLLDPGARAVADGGGRAVTFADPIEGGERIARAWAELARLRLGTMTLLERTVNGRPGLVAQESGVTVTVFAFDVAADGLIRHIWVVRNPEKLRSWGAGRGPDAPDGELG, encoded by the coding sequence ATGACCACCCGGGACGGGACAGGGGACGACCGGCCGGAGCCGGGCCTCGACGCGGTCATGAGCGAGCGCCGCCGGCTGATCAACATCGCCTACCGGCTCCTCGGCTCCCTGGCCGAGGCCGAGGACGCGGTGCAGGAGACGTACATCCGCTGGTACGCCCTGTCGCGCGAGCGGCGGGACGCCATCGAGTCCCCCGGCGCCTGGCTGACGACGGTCGTCAGCCGCGTCTGCCTGAACGTGCTCGGCTCCGCGCGGGCCCGCCGTGAGACGTACGTCGGTGAGTGGCTCCCCGAGCCGCTGCCCGACCGCGCGGAGTGGCTCGGCGGTCGGCCGGACGGTGCCGCGGCCGACCCGGCCGACCGGGTCACGCTGGACGAGTCGGTCGACCTGGCCCTGATGGTCGTGCTCGACGCGATGACCCCGGCCGAGCGCGTGGCGTTCATCCTGCACGACGTGTTCCGCTACTCCTTCGCCGAGGTGGCCGAGGTCGTGGGCCGCACCCCTGCGGCCTGTCGGCAGTCGGCCTCGTCGGCCCGGCGGCGGGTGCGGGAGGCGCGGCCCTCCGTGCCGCCCGTCCCGCACCACGCGGATGTCGTACGGGACTTCAAACGGGCGTGGGAGGCCAAGGACATCGAGGCGCTGATCGGCCTGCTCGATCCCGGGGCCAGGGCGGTCGCCGACGGCGGCGGCCGCGCCGTCACGTTCGCCGACCCCATCGAGGGCGGCGAACGGATCGCGCGCGCCTGGGCCGAGCTCGCCCGGCTGCGGCTCGGCACCATGACGCTGCTGGAGCGGACGGTCAACGGCCGGCCCGGTCTGGTGGCGCAGGAGAGCGGTGTCACCGTGACCGTGTTCGCGTTCGACGTCGCGGCCGACGGCCTGATCAGGCACATCTGGGTGGTCCGCAACCCCGAGAAGCTCCGTTCCTGGGGTGCGGGCCGAGGCCCGGACGCGCCTGACGGCGAGCTCGGGTGA
- a CDS encoding LUD domain-containing protein has product MTTPAPAPAPAPTPTATPTPTGTATDAVATPARVAASGTAFAVPATADRLERAAAALTAHGFTVEIVDDVAAARARVAELIPAGASVFTGASETLRLSGIEDDINTGGRYDAVKPRLLAMDRATQGDEIRRLSATPDVVVASAHAVTETGSLVIASGSGSQLPSAAGGAARALWVVGAQKIVPDLDTALRRVEAHCLPLENERAQRVYGMPSAVNRLLVLNAEYVPGRGTVVLLREPIGF; this is encoded by the coding sequence ATGACCACACCCGCACCCGCACCCGCACCCGCCCCCACCCCCACTGCCACCCCCACGCCCACCGGCACAGCCACGGACGCCGTCGCCACGCCCGCGCGCGTCGCGGCCTCCGGCACCGCCTTCGCCGTCCCGGCGACCGCCGACCGTCTGGAGCGGGCGGCCGCCGCGCTCACCGCACACGGGTTCACCGTGGAGATCGTCGACGACGTCGCCGCCGCGCGGGCCCGTGTCGCGGAGCTGATTCCGGCAGGCGCCTCGGTGTTCACCGGGGCCAGCGAGACGCTCCGCCTGTCCGGCATCGAGGACGACATCAACACCGGCGGCCGGTACGACGCCGTCAAGCCGCGCCTCCTCGCCATGGACCGGGCCACCCAGGGCGACGAGATACGGCGGCTGAGCGCCACGCCCGACGTCGTCGTGGCCAGCGCGCACGCGGTCACCGAGACCGGCTCCCTCGTGATCGCCTCCGGCAGCGGAAGCCAACTGCCCAGCGCCGCGGGCGGGGCCGCTCGCGCCCTCTGGGTCGTCGGGGCGCAGAAGATCGTGCCCGACCTCGACACCGCGCTGCGCCGGGTCGAGGCCCACTGCCTCCCGCTGGAGAACGAGCGCGCCCAGCGGGTCTACGGGATGCCGAGCGCCGTGAACCGCCTGCTCGTCCTCAACGCGGAGTACGTCCCCGGGCGCGGCACCGTTGTGCTGCTGCGCGAGCCCATCGGGTTCTGA
- a CDS encoding SAM-dependent methyltransferase, protein MADSAPSAPTSTAAEDAERLRARIDTSRPHPARVYDALLGGKNHYAIDRDAATHALGRNPRGYLDVRHNRDFMRRAVAHLTREAGLRQFLDIGTGLPTQPNVHEIAQAIAPATRVVYVDHDPVVLAHARALLSGGPEGSTDYLDADLRDPEAILAGARATLDLDRPVGLGLAAILHFVEAPAAYEIVATLVDALPSGSAVFLSHLTADLNPEKILPGLKATGLPFTLRSRDEFLRFFTDNGLEPVEPGIVPVHEWRPDGTWDLPAVDPDADLSGLDPLEQAARRGIGDVRAEDINIYGAVALKP, encoded by the coding sequence ATGGCCGACTCCGCCCCGTCCGCCCCCACCAGCACCGCCGCCGAGGACGCGGAGCGGCTGCGCGCCCGCATCGACACCTCGCGGCCGCACCCCGCCCGGGTCTACGACGCGCTGCTCGGCGGCAAGAACCACTACGCGATCGACCGGGACGCCGCCACGCACGCGCTCGGCCGCAACCCGCGCGGCTACCTGGACGTGCGGCACAACCGGGACTTCATGCGGCGGGCGGTGGCGCACCTGACCCGCGAGGCGGGCCTGCGCCAGTTCCTCGACATCGGCACCGGCCTGCCGACGCAGCCGAACGTCCACGAGATAGCCCAGGCCATCGCCCCCGCGACGCGCGTGGTGTACGTCGACCACGACCCGGTCGTCCTCGCGCACGCGCGGGCGCTGCTGTCCGGCGGGCCCGAGGGCAGCACCGACTATCTCGACGCCGATCTGCGCGACCCCGAGGCGATCCTGGCGGGCGCCCGCGCGACGCTGGACCTGGACCGTCCGGTGGGGCTCGGCCTGGCCGCGATCCTGCACTTCGTGGAGGCCCCGGCGGCGTACGAGATCGTGGCGACGCTGGTGGACGCGCTGCCGTCGGGGAGCGCCGTCTTCCTGAGCCACCTGACGGCCGACCTCAATCCGGAGAAGATCCTGCCGGGCCTGAAGGCGACGGGCCTGCCGTTCACCCTGCGCTCGCGCGACGAGTTCCTGCGCTTCTTCACCGACAACGGCCTGGAGCCCGTCGAGCCCGGCATCGTCCCGGTCCACGAGTGGCGCCCGGACGGCACCTGGGACCTGCCGGCCGTCGACCCGGACGCGGACCTGTCCGGCCTTGACCCCCTGGAGCAGGCGGCACGGCGCGGCATCGGCGACGTACGGGCCGAGGACATCAACATCTACGGGGCCGTCGCGCTGAAGCCGTGA
- a CDS encoding NUDIX hydrolase — MSSEIRLAAAVVVHGGRVLLVRRSETERFLPGVWGVPCGKLEPGESPGDGVLRELKEETGLLGRVECRVGESSFVSDYRGREVKNRQDNFLVRPVGDRPHTILLPHPDQAAAWLAPTDLDSVEIDAYNRDIVAQALPFL; from the coding sequence ATGTCCTCGGAGATCCGGCTGGCCGCTGCCGTCGTCGTGCACGGCGGGCGCGTTCTGCTGGTCAGGCGCAGTGAGACCGAGCGGTTCCTGCCCGGCGTGTGGGGCGTGCCCTGCGGAAAGCTCGAACCGGGCGAGAGTCCCGGGGACGGCGTGCTGCGGGAGCTGAAGGAGGAGACCGGTCTGCTCGGCCGCGTCGAGTGCCGGGTCGGCGAGTCCTCCTTCGTCAGCGACTACCGAGGCCGCGAGGTGAAGAACCGGCAGGACAACTTCCTGGTGCGGCCCGTCGGCGACCGACCCCACACGATCCTGCTGCCGCACCCGGACCAGGCCGCCGCGTGGCTGGCGCCGACGGACCTCGACTCCGTCGAGATCGACGCGTACAACCGGGACATCGTCGCCCAGGCGCTCCCGTTCCTCTGA
- a CDS encoding NADP-dependent oxidoreductase — MTQNTTPPLMKAISQDTLGDPDVLKEVEVERPRPGVGQILVAVHAAGVNPTDWKHRRFGAFLGEPPFTLGWDVSGVVEAVGVGVSLHRPGDEVIGMLPYPYGSGSHAEYVTGPTRAFVPKPAELTHVEAAALPLVSLTAWQALVDNAQVRPGQRVLIHAAAGGVGHVAVQIAKARGAYVIGTASAAKHDFVRSLGADEVIDYRTADVVKEARDIDVVLDPLGGEERLRSLEVLSPGGILVSILPNGMEDVPGRAAELGVRATAMLVEHDQAGMRAVADLVASGKLRAHVSGTYPLAEAAKAHAEGETGRVTGKLVLTVRP; from the coding sequence ATGACCCAGAACACGACACCCCCGCTCATGAAGGCCATCAGCCAGGACACCCTCGGCGACCCCGACGTGCTCAAGGAGGTCGAGGTCGAGCGCCCGCGGCCCGGCGTCGGGCAGATCCTCGTCGCCGTGCACGCGGCGGGCGTGAACCCGACGGACTGGAAGCACCGGCGCTTCGGCGCCTTCCTGGGCGAGCCGCCGTTCACGCTCGGCTGGGACGTGTCGGGCGTCGTCGAGGCGGTGGGCGTCGGCGTCTCCCTCCACCGCCCCGGCGACGAGGTCATCGGCATGCTCCCGTACCCGTACGGCTCCGGTTCGCACGCCGAGTACGTGACCGGGCCCACCCGCGCCTTCGTACCCAAGCCCGCGGAGCTGACCCACGTGGAGGCCGCCGCGCTGCCGCTGGTGTCCCTGACCGCCTGGCAGGCCCTCGTCGACAACGCCCAGGTGCGGCCGGGCCAGCGCGTGCTGATCCACGCGGCGGCCGGCGGTGTCGGCCATGTCGCGGTGCAGATCGCGAAGGCGCGCGGCGCATACGTCATCGGCACGGCCTCCGCCGCCAAGCACGACTTCGTACGGAGCCTCGGCGCCGACGAGGTCATCGACTACCGCACCGCCGACGTCGTCAAGGAGGCCCGCGACATCGACGTGGTCCTCGACCCGCTGGGCGGCGAGGAGCGGCTGCGCTCCCTCGAAGTGCTGAGCCCCGGCGGCATCCTGGTGTCGATCCTGCCGAACGGCATGGAGGACGTGCCGGGCCGCGCCGCCGAGCTGGGTGTGCGGGCCACGGCCATGCTGGTCGAGCACGACCAGGCGGGCATGCGGGCGGTCGCCGATCTCGTCGCGTCCGGCAAGCTGCGCGCGCACGTCTCCGGCACGTACCCGCTCGCCGAGGCGGCGAAGGCGCACGCGGAGGGCGAGACGGGCCGCGTCACGGGCAAGCTGGTGCTGACCGTACGGCCTTGA
- a CDS encoding GlxA family transcriptional regulator, producing MQPMEFRSGPPHRVVVLALDGVYPFELGIPNRVFAEVEGAYEVVTCAATDDRTVATSADFTITVGHGPEALETADTVVLPPYDMTRIAAEPPEPVRAALARIRPGTRIVSICTGAFTLAAAGLLDGRPATTHWALAGLFRRMFPQVALDPEVLFIDDGDVLTSAGAASGVDVCLHLVRSDHGSAVANRVARLCVVPPWREGGQAQYIEQPVPDEGASGTADTRAWALERLERPLALRELAAHAGMSPRTFARRFQEETGTSPGRWLIQQRVHRARHLLESSDLPVDRIAAEVGFATGASLRQHLHAAIGVSPQAYRRTFRAAPAPVG from the coding sequence ATGCAGCCGATGGAATTCCGCTCCGGGCCACCCCACCGCGTGGTCGTCCTCGCGCTCGACGGCGTGTACCCGTTCGAGCTGGGCATCCCGAACCGGGTCTTCGCCGAGGTCGAGGGGGCGTACGAGGTGGTGACGTGCGCGGCGACCGACGACCGCACGGTGGCGACCAGCGCCGACTTCACGATCACCGTCGGGCACGGCCCCGAGGCGCTGGAGACCGCGGACACCGTGGTCCTGCCGCCGTACGACATGACCAGGATCGCGGCGGAGCCGCCGGAGCCGGTGCGCGCCGCCCTCGCCCGGATCCGCCCCGGCACCCGGATCGTCTCCATCTGCACCGGCGCGTTCACGCTCGCCGCGGCCGGGCTGCTCGACGGCCGTCCGGCGACGACGCACTGGGCGCTCGCGGGGCTGTTCCGCCGGATGTTCCCCCAGGTGGCGCTCGACCCCGAGGTGCTGTTCATCGACGACGGTGACGTGCTGACCTCGGCGGGCGCCGCCTCCGGGGTCGACGTGTGCCTGCACCTGGTCCGCTCCGACCACGGCAGCGCGGTCGCCAACCGGGTCGCCCGGCTCTGTGTCGTCCCGCCCTGGCGGGAGGGCGGCCAGGCCCAGTACATCGAGCAGCCCGTTCCCGACGAGGGCGCCAGCGGCACCGCCGACACCCGTGCCTGGGCTCTGGAGCGGCTCGAACGACCTCTGGCACTGCGGGAGTTGGCCGCGCACGCGGGGATGAGCCCGCGCACGTTCGCCCGCCGCTTCCAGGAGGAGACGGGCACGAGCCCCGGCCGCTGGCTCATCCAGCAGCGGGTGCACCGGGCCCGCCATCTCCTGGAGTCGAGCGATCTGCCCGTCGACCGGATCGCGGCGGAGGTCGGCTTCGCCACGGGGGCGTCACTGCGCCAGCATCTGCACGCGGCGATCGGGGTGTCCCCGCAGGCCTACCGCCGCACGTTCCGGGCCGCGCCCGCGCCGGTGGGCTGA
- a CDS encoding NAD(+) synthase gives MGRVNFRSIYSHGFARVAACTGHAAIADPPANAEAVLRQARQCARDGVAVAVFPELCLTGYSIEDLLLQDAVLDDVERALRTVVDGSAELLPVLLVGAPLRHRNRIYNCAVVVHRGRILGVAPKSYLPTYREFYEKRQIASGDDERGGTLRIGGTDVPFGTDLLFAAEDVPNLVLHAEICEDMWVPVPPSAEAALAGATVLANLSGSPITVGRAEDRKLLCRSASARCLAAYVYSAAGLGESTTDLSWDGQTLIYENGSLLAETERFAQGDQYAVADVDLDLLQQERQRMGTFDDNRRTHAARTGSFRRIGFHLGAPTADFGLRRRVERFPFVPADAERLAQDCYEAYNIQVAGLQQRLGAIGGPKVVIGVSGGLDSTHALIVAARAMDRAGRPRSDILAYTMPGFATSDHTKSNAHKLMESLGVTAAELDITATATLMLKEMGHPFSNGEPLYDVTFENVQAGLRTDYLFRLANQHGGIVLGTGDLSELALGWCTYGVGDQMSHYNVNSGVPKTLIQHLIRWVVSTGEFGDEAGKTLTAILDTEISPELVPGEEMQSTEDKIGPYALHDFTLFHVLRYGFRPSKIAFLAWHAWRDTEAGAWPPGFPASDRTAYDLAEIHHWLEYFCRRFFAFAQFKRSAMPNGPKVSAGGSLSPRGDWRAPSDGNARAWLRDLDRFEWPDRTR, from the coding sequence ATGGGCCGCGTGAACTTCCGGTCGATCTACAGCCACGGTTTCGCGCGGGTCGCCGCCTGCACCGGCCACGCCGCCATCGCCGATCCGCCCGCGAACGCGGAGGCGGTCCTGCGTCAGGCCCGCCAGTGCGCGCGGGACGGGGTCGCGGTGGCCGTCTTTCCCGAGCTCTGTCTGACGGGGTACTCGATCGAGGACCTCCTGTTGCAGGACGCGGTGCTCGACGACGTCGAGCGGGCGCTGCGCACCGTCGTGGACGGCTCCGCCGAGCTGCTTCCCGTGCTGCTCGTGGGCGCCCCGCTGCGGCACCGCAACCGGATCTACAACTGCGCCGTCGTCGTCCACCGCGGGCGGATCCTCGGCGTCGCCCCCAAGTCGTACCTGCCGACGTACCGCGAGTTCTACGAGAAGCGCCAGATCGCCTCGGGCGACGACGAGCGCGGCGGCACCCTGCGGATCGGCGGCACGGACGTCCCGTTCGGCACGGATCTGCTGTTCGCCGCCGAGGACGTGCCGAACCTCGTGCTGCACGCCGAGATCTGCGAGGACATGTGGGTGCCGGTGCCGCCGAGCGCCGAGGCCGCCCTCGCCGGGGCGACGGTGCTCGCGAACCTGTCCGGCAGTCCGATCACCGTCGGCCGCGCCGAGGACCGCAAGCTGCTGTGCCGTTCGGCGTCCGCCCGCTGCCTGGCCGCGTACGTGTACTCGGCGGCCGGGCTCGGGGAGTCGACCACGGACCTGTCGTGGGACGGCCAGACGCTGATCTACGAGAACGGGTCGCTGCTCGCCGAGACCGAGCGGTTCGCGCAGGGCGACCAGTACGCGGTCGCCGACGTCGACCTCGATCTGCTCCAGCAGGAGCGGCAGCGGATGGGCACGTTCGACGACAACCGCCGCACGCACGCCGCCCGTACGGGCTCCTTCCGGCGGATCGGCTTCCACCTCGGGGCGCCGACCGCCGACTTCGGCCTGCGCCGCCGCGTCGAGCGCTTCCCGTTCGTGCCCGCGGACGCGGAGCGGCTCGCGCAGGACTGCTACGAGGCGTACAACATCCAGGTCGCGGGGTTGCAGCAGCGGCTCGGCGCGATCGGCGGCCCGAAGGTCGTCATCGGTGTCTCGGGCGGCCTCGACTCGACGCACGCGCTGATCGTCGCCGCCCGCGCGATGGACCGCGCGGGCCGTCCGCGCAGCGACATCCTGGCGTACACGATGCCGGGGTTCGCGACGAGCGACCACACCAAGAGCAACGCCCACAAGCTGATGGAGTCCCTCGGTGTCACGGCGGCCGAGCTGGACATCACGGCGACGGCCACGCTGATGCTCAAGGAGATGGGCCACCCGTTCTCGAACGGCGAGCCCCTCTACGACGTGACCTTCGAGAACGTGCAGGCCGGGCTGCGCACCGACTACCTGTTCCGGCTCGCCAACCAGCACGGCGGCATCGTGCTGGGCACCGGTGACCTGTCGGAGCTGGCGCTCGGCTGGTGCACGTACGGTGTCGGCGACCAGATGAGTCACTACAACGTGAACTCGGGTGTGCCGAAGACGCTGATCCAGCACCTGATCCGGTGGGTCGTCAGCACCGGCGAGTTCGGCGACGAGGCCGGCAAGACGCTGACCGCGATCCTCGACACGGAGATCAGCCCCGAACTGGTGCCGGGCGAGGAGATGCAGTCGACCGAGGACAAGATCGGCCCGTACGCGCTGCACGACTTCACCCTGTTCCACGTGCTGCGGTACGGCTTCCGGCCCTCCAAGATCGCGTTCCTGGCGTGGCACGCCTGGCGGGACACGGAGGCGGGCGCCTGGCCGCCCGGCTTCCCCGCGTCCGACCGCACGGCGTACGACCTCGCGGAGATCCACCACTGGCTGGAGTACTTCTGCCGCCGCTTCTTCGCGTTCGCCCAGTTCAAGCGGTCCGCGATGCCGAACGGGCCGAAGGTGTCGGCGGGCGGTTCACTGTCCCCGCGCGGCGACTGGCGCGCCCCGTCGGACGGCAACGCGCGGGCGTGGCTGCGGGACCTCGACCGCTTCGAGTGGCCGGACCGTACGCGGTAG
- a CDS encoding VOC family protein — MPLRMRLAAITLDCADPLALAAFYERATGLVPHPDSDGEFAGLTRGDGLFLGFQRVDGYRAPRWPGQDVPQQVHLDFAVADLDAAEAELLRLGAGAPASQPDKERFRVLTDPAGHPFCLVVRG; from the coding sequence GTGCCCCTGCGGATGCGCCTCGCCGCGATCACTCTCGACTGCGCCGACCCGCTCGCCCTCGCCGCGTTCTACGAACGGGCCACCGGTCTCGTACCGCATCCGGACTCGGACGGCGAGTTCGCCGGGCTCACGCGCGGGGACGGGTTGTTCCTCGGGTTCCAGCGGGTCGACGGGTACCGGGCCCCGCGGTGGCCGGGGCAGGACGTGCCGCAGCAGGTGCATCTGGACTTCGCGGTGGCGGATCTGGACGCCGCCGAGGCGGAGCTGCTGCGGCTGGGGGCGGGGGCGCCCGCGTCGCAGCCCGACAAGGAGCGGTTCCGGGTGCTGACCGATCCGGCCGGGCATCCGTTCTGCCTGGTGGTCAGGGGCTGA